The nucleotide window CCAAGCTCCTGACGGAGTTCAAGTCGATGATCCAGCGTACGGACGAGCGCAGGCTGGTGCCCGCGCCCCGGCTCACCGACCGTGAGCTGGAGGTCCTCAAGCTCGTCGCCACAGGCATGAACAACCGCGATATCGCCAAGGAACTCTTCATCTCCGAGAACACGGTGAAGAACCACGTCCGCAACATCCTGGAGAAGCTGCAGCTGCACTCCCGGATGGAGGCGGTGGTGTACGCGATGCGGGAGAAGATCCTCGAGATCCGGTGAGCCGGCCGGCCGGAGCGTGAACGCGCCGGTGGGGCGGGGGCCCAAGGGGCCCGGTACGTGCCGTCCGGTGCCTCTGGCTAGTCGGTCGTGTGGTCGCTCGTGTGAGTGAGTTCCGCGTGCAGGGCGGCGGCCAGTTCCGGGTCGTCGCAGCGGTCCACGCGCACGGCCTCGCAGCCGACCCAGCGTGCGGCCTCCCACAGGGCCCGGGCCATGGGCGCGACGGCCTTGGGGCCCCGCATCGACACCTGGCGCGCGACGAGGGTGCTCCCCTCACGGGCCGGGTCCACCCGCCCGACCAGGCGGCCGCCGGCCAGCAGGGGCATCGCGAAATGGCCGTGTATCCGCTGGGGGCGCGGGACGTAGGCCTCCAGGCGGTGCGTGAAACCGAAGATCCGCTCGGTGCGCGGACGGTCCCAGATCAGGGAGTCGAAGGGCGAGAGCAGGGTCGTGCGGTGCCGGCCGCGGGGCGGGGCGGCGAGCGCGGCGGGGTCGGCCCAGGCGGGCTTGCCCCAGCCCTCGACCTCGACCGGGACCAGCCCGGAGTCCGCGACGACGGCATCGACCTGCTCGCCCTTGAGACGGTGGTAATCCGCCAGGTCGGCTCGGGTGGCCACGCCCATGGCGGCCCCGGCCTGGGCGACCAGGCGGCGCACGCACGCGGCGTCGTCCAGATCGTCGTGCAGCAGGGCGTCCGGGACGGCGCGCTCGGCGAGGTCGTACACCCGCTTCCAGGCACGGCGTTCCGTGCAGACCACCTCGCCGGTGTCCAGCAGCCACTCCACCGCGATCTTGGTCTCGGACCAGTCCCACCACTCGCCGCCGTTGCGCCCGCCGCCCAGCTCCGAGGTGGTCAGCGGGCCGTCCGCCCGGAGCCGGTCCAATACGGCGGCGCAGGAGCGCTCGGAGTCCTCCATGACGTGCCAGCGGTGGCCCTTGGCCCGCCGGGCGCGGCGGCGGAAGGCGAAGTGCGGCCACTCCTCGATGGGCAGGATGCAGGCGGCGTGTGACCAGTACTCGAAGCTGTGTGGTCGTGCCGCGGGTGCGCCGGAAGGAGGCGTGGTCCAGTAGGCGGCCTCGACGGCGGGACGGCTGACCGGGCCGAGCCGGGCGTAGGGCACCAGTTCATGGGAGCGGGCCAGCACCGAGATCGTGTCCAGCTGCACAGCGCCCAGATGCCGCAGCACCCCGCGCACGCCCGCCCGGCGGTCCGGGGCGCCCAGCAGACCCTGCGCCCGCAGCGCCAGGCGCCGGGCATCGTCGCGGGACAGCGCGGTCACGGGCGGAGGCAGCGGCTGCGTCTCGGCGGTCATGCGGATCAGAGTAGGGGCGGGCACTGACAGCGGCCCCGGGCGCGGGAAGAGCCGCTGGTCAGGCGGCCTCCCGGACCTCCGGGCCTCCGGGCCGCCGGAGCGGAGCCGTCGCGGCGCGCCGGCCCGCGCCCCGGCCCCGTGCCGGATTCGTGCCGCCCGCCCGGACCGCGCGGCCGGCGCTCAGCCGGGGTAGGGCAGATACGGCGTCGCGTCGGGGGCGCCGGGCGCGACCGACCCGGACGCTCCCGATTCCCCGGGCAGATCGGACGGCAGTAGCGAGCCGATCCAGACATCCCGGCGGATGCCCTCGCGCACCAGCTGAGCGCGCAGGGTGCCCTCCATATGGAAGCCGACTTTGCGGGCCACCGCCCGGGAACCCTCGTTTCCGGCCTCCGCGTGCCACTCCAGGCGCTCCACTCCCAGGTCGCGGAAGGCCCAGCGCAGCACCGCGCGGGCCGCCTCGACCGTGTACCCCCGGCCGCGGTGCTCCTTGGCGGTCCAGTAGCCCAGCTCGGCCTGGCGTTCGGGGGTGTGCAGCCGCGCGAGGCGTACCAGGCCCATCGCGCCCACGAGCGAGCCGTCCGCCCGGGAGGCGACCGCGAAGTTGTACGTGGTGTCGTCGCGCCAGCCCTCGGGGGCGACCGTGCCGACGAACTGCTCCGCATCGTCGACGCCGTACGGTGCGGGGACGCTCGTCCAGCGCGGGATGTCGGGCTCTTGGCACGCGGCGTGCACCGCGGGCGCGTCGGAGGGCTCGAAGGGGCGCAGCACCAGGCGCTCGGTGGTGAGGGTGACGGGCTTCATGGCGTGAGTCTGCAAGGTCGCGGAAAGCCTGACCAAGGGTTTTCGGTGTGATTCCCGGCAACCGCCCGGCACCTTCTCGTGGCCCTGTGCGTTCATGGGAGGAGGGGAGAGCGGGGTTCGCTGCGGCGGACCTCCCGGCCCGGCTGCGTCCTCCTTTACGATGGCCGTTGCGGCGGGGCCTGCCCCCTTGGAAAAATGCCGCGCCCGCGCACTCGACCGTGCAGGCCCGACCGGCAAGGAGACCAGCCCTAGTGTCCGTCTTGACGAAGATCATGCGTGCAGGCGAAGGAAAGATCCTGCGCAAACTGCACCGCATCGCGGGCCAGGTCAACTCCATCGAGGAGGACTTCGCGGCGCTGTCCGACGCGGAGCTGCGCGCCCTCACGGATGAGTACAAGGAGCGCTACGCCGACGGCGAGAGCCTCGATGATCTGCTGCCCGAGGCGTTCGCCACGGTCCGTGAGGCCGCCCGGCGGGTGCTCGGCCAGCGCCCCTACGACGTCCAGCTGATGGGCGGCGCGGCCCTTCACATGGGGTACGTCGCCGAGATGAAGACCGGTGAGGGCAAGACCCTGGTCGGCACCCTTCCGACGTATCTCAACGCGCTCTCCGGCAAGGGCGTCCACCTGATCACGGTGAACGACTACCTGGCCGAACGCGACTCGGAGATGATGGGCCGGATCCACAAATTCCTGGGCCTTACGGTCGGTTGCATCCTCGCCGACATGACGCCGGCCCAGCGCCGTGAGCAGTACAACTGCGACATCACCTACGGCACGAACAACGAGTTCGGCTTCGACTATCTGCGTGACAACATGGCCTGGTCGCAGGACGAACTCGTCCAGCGTGGCCACAACTTCGCGGTCGTCGACGAGGTCGACTCGATCCTCGTCGACGAGGCCCGTACGCCGCTGATCATCTCCGGCCCGGCCGACTCCGCCACCAAGTGGTACGGCGACTTCGCCAAGTTGGTCAGGCGCCTGAAGCGGGGCGAGGCCGCCAACCCGCAGCGCGGCATCGAGGAGACCGGCGACTACGACGTCGACGAGAAGAAGCGCACCGTCGGCATCCACGAGTCCGGTGTCAGCAAGGTCGAGGACTGGCTGGGCATCGACAATCTGTACGAGTCGGTGAACACCCCGCTCGTCGGCTACCTCAACAACGCGATCAAGGCCAAGGAGCTCTTCAAGAACGACAAGGACTACGTCGTCATCGACGGCGAAGTCATGATCGTCGACGAGCACACCGGCCGTATCCTCGCCGGCCGCCGCTACAACGAGGGCATGCACCAGGCCATCGAGGCGAAGGAAGGGGTGGAGATCAAGGACGAGAACCAGACGCTCGCCACGATCACCCTGCAGAACTTCTTCCGCCTCTACGACAAGCTCTCCGGCATGACCGGTACGGCCATGACCGAGGCCGCCGAGTTCCACCAGATCTACAAGCTCGGCGTCGTCCCGATCCCGACGAACCGCCCGATGGTCCGGATGGACCAGGCGGACCTGATCTACCGCACCGAGACCGCGAAGTTCGACGCGGTCGTCGAGGACATCGTCGAAAAGCACGGCAAGGGCCAGCCGATCCTGGTCGGCACCACCTCGGTCGAGAAGTCCGAGTACCTCTCCCAGCAGCTCAACAAGCGCGGTGTCGCCCACGAGGTGCTCAACGCCAAGCAGCACGACCGTGAGGCGCCGATCATCGCCCAGGCCGGCCGCAAGGGCGCCGTGACGGTCGCCACGAACATGGCCGGCCGTGGTACCGACATCAAGCTCGGCGGCAACCCCGACGACCTCGCCGAGGCGGAGCTGCGCCAGCTGGGCCTGGACCCGGTCGAGCACGTCGAGGAGTGGGCGGCCGCGCTGCCCGCCGCCCTGGAGCGTGCCGAGGCCGCGGTCAAGGCGGAGTTCGAAGAGGTCAAGGAGCTCGGCGGGCTCTATGTGCTCGGCACCGAGCGGCACGAGTCGCGGCGGATCGACAACCAGCTGCGCGGCCGCTCCGGCCGTCAGGGTGACCCCGGCGAGTCGCGGTTCTACCTCTCCCTGGGCGATGACCTGATGCGGCTGTTCAAGGCGCAGATGGTCGAGCGCGTGATGGCGATGGCCAACGTCCCCGACGACGTCCCGATCGAGAACAAGATGGTGACCCGGGCGATCGCCTCCGCCCAGTCCCAGGTCGAGCAGCAGAACTTCGAGACGCGTAAGAACGTCCTGAAGTACGACGAGGTGCTCAACCGGCAGCGCGAGGTCATCTACGGCGAGCGCCGCCGCGTCCTGGAGGGCGAGGACCTGCAGGACCAGATCAAGCACTTCATGGACGACACCATCGACGCCTACATCCAGGCGGAGACGGTCGAGGGCTTCGCCGAGGAGTGGGACCTCGACCGGCTGTGGGGCGCGTTCAAGCAGCTCTACCCGGTCAAGGTGACCGTCGAGGAGCTGGAGGACGAGGCCGGCGACCGCGCGGGCATCACCGCCGAGTTCATCGGCGACGCGGTCAAGGACGACGTCCACGAGCAGTACGCCGCCCGTGAGGAGCAGCTCGGCTCGGACATCATGCGGGAGCTGGAGCGCCGGGTCGTGCTGTCCGTCCTGGACCGCAAGTGGCGTGAGCACCTCTACGAGATGGACTACCTCCAGGAGGGCATCGGCCTGCGGGCGATGGCCCAGAAGGACCCGCTGGTCGAGTACCAGCGCGAGGGCTTCGACATGTTCACCGCGATGATGGAGGGCATCAAGGAGGAGTCCGTCGGCTACCTGTTCAACCTGGAGGTCCAGGTCGAGCAGCAGGTCGAGGAGGTCCCGGTGGAGGAAGCGGCGCAGACCTCGCTGGACAAGGACCTGCAGGACGCCGTGCCCGCCGGCGCGGGGCGTCCGGAGATCCACGCCAAGGGCCTGGAGGCGCCGCAGCGGCCGGACCGCCTGCAC belongs to Streptomyces sp. NBC_01454 and includes:
- a CDS encoding winged helix-turn-helix domain-containing protein, with amino-acid sequence MTAETQPLPPPVTALSRDDARRLALRAQGLLGAPDRRAGVRGVLRHLGAVQLDTISVLARSHELVPYARLGPVSRPAVEAAYWTTPPSGAPAARPHSFEYWSHAACILPIEEWPHFAFRRRARRAKGHRWHVMEDSERSCAAVLDRLRADGPLTTSELGGGRNGGEWWDWSETKIAVEWLLDTGEVVCTERRAWKRVYDLAERAVPDALLHDDLDDAACVRRLVAQAGAAMGVATRADLADYHRLKGEQVDAVVADSGLVPVEVEGWGKPAWADPAALAAPPRGRHRTTLLSPFDSLIWDRPRTERIFGFTHRLEAYVPRPQRIHGHFAMPLLAGGRLVGRVDPAREGSTLVARQVSMRGPKAVAPMARALWEAARWVGCEAVRVDRCDDPELAAALHAELTHTSDHTTD
- a CDS encoding GNAT family N-acetyltransferase — its product is MKPVTLTTERLVLRPFEPSDAPAVHAACQEPDIPRWTSVPAPYGVDDAEQFVGTVAPEGWRDDTTYNFAVASRADGSLVGAMGLVRLARLHTPERQAELGYWTAKEHRGRGYTVEAARAVLRWAFRDLGVERLEWHAEAGNEGSRAVARKVGFHMEGTLRAQLVREGIRRDVWIGSLLPSDLPGESGASGSVAPGAPDATPYLPYPG
- the secA gene encoding preprotein translocase subunit SecA; translation: MSVLTKIMRAGEGKILRKLHRIAGQVNSIEEDFAALSDAELRALTDEYKERYADGESLDDLLPEAFATVREAARRVLGQRPYDVQLMGGAALHMGYVAEMKTGEGKTLVGTLPTYLNALSGKGVHLITVNDYLAERDSEMMGRIHKFLGLTVGCILADMTPAQRREQYNCDITYGTNNEFGFDYLRDNMAWSQDELVQRGHNFAVVDEVDSILVDEARTPLIISGPADSATKWYGDFAKLVRRLKRGEAANPQRGIEETGDYDVDEKKRTVGIHESGVSKVEDWLGIDNLYESVNTPLVGYLNNAIKAKELFKNDKDYVVIDGEVMIVDEHTGRILAGRRYNEGMHQAIEAKEGVEIKDENQTLATITLQNFFRLYDKLSGMTGTAMTEAAEFHQIYKLGVVPIPTNRPMVRMDQADLIYRTETAKFDAVVEDIVEKHGKGQPILVGTTSVEKSEYLSQQLNKRGVAHEVLNAKQHDREAPIIAQAGRKGAVTVATNMAGRGTDIKLGGNPDDLAEAELRQLGLDPVEHVEEWAAALPAALERAEAAVKAEFEEVKELGGLYVLGTERHESRRIDNQLRGRSGRQGDPGESRFYLSLGDDLMRLFKAQMVERVMAMANVPDDVPIENKMVTRAIASAQSQVEQQNFETRKNVLKYDEVLNRQREVIYGERRRVLEGEDLQDQIKHFMDDTIDAYIQAETVEGFAEEWDLDRLWGAFKQLYPVKVTVEELEDEAGDRAGITAEFIGDAVKDDVHEQYAAREEQLGSDIMRELERRVVLSVLDRKWREHLYEMDYLQEGIGLRAMAQKDPLVEYQREGFDMFTAMMEGIKEESVGYLFNLEVQVEQQVEEVPVEEAAQTSLDKDLQDAVPAGAGRPEIHAKGLEAPQRPDRLHFSAPKVDGDGSVIEGDFISDEEGGPARSEADGLTRAERRKAQKSAGRRRKK